From the genome of Kaistella daneshvariae, one region includes:
- a CDS encoding FtsW/RodA/SpoVE family cell cycle protein — protein sequence MQDSDNKFELLKGDKVLWSVILLISFFSIFPVYSASSNLEYIVNSGTTTSHLIKHTFFVVLGLVIMRLVGVVKYEYIGKLSSILLAFMVVLLLLTMVSGQTIDGASASRWLKIPGTPISFQPSSFAYLMLVIYLCRYLTKKIKRQRLPIENIFYVFGPVLLVFGLVAKDNGSTALMILMVSMIVMLVGQLDRKYIFGFVGLSSVVIGIFMFLALKTDLIGSNRVHTWMSRVETFTKKDSQIEDEADKAKNYQIMQAKAAIVHGGIAGMGPGKSALKQMLPQSASDFIFAIIVEEYGFIGATFLIALYLIMIIRIVMIASKMPAFFGSLLVLSLGTMIFVQLAVNIAVAINLIPVTGQPLPLISYGGTSMLVTYIQLGIILNVSSRIQVYDEEGMGKKQSIEEINDIA from the coding sequence ATGCAGGACAGCGATAACAAATTTGAACTGCTGAAAGGCGACAAAGTGCTGTGGAGCGTAATCTTACTGATTTCGTTCTTCTCCATATTTCCTGTCTATTCCGCAAGTTCTAATTTGGAATACATTGTAAACAGCGGAACTACGACTTCGCACCTCATTAAGCATACATTTTTCGTAGTGCTCGGTTTGGTGATCATGCGCCTGGTAGGTGTCGTAAAGTACGAATATATCGGCAAGCTCAGCAGTATTTTGCTCGCTTTTATGGTGGTTTTACTTCTGCTAACTATGGTTTCAGGGCAAACTATTGATGGCGCCTCCGCGTCGCGCTGGCTGAAGATTCCGGGCACGCCCATTTCGTTCCAGCCCTCGTCTTTTGCGTATTTAATGCTGGTCATTTATCTCTGCAGATATTTAACCAAAAAAATAAAAAGACAGCGTTTACCGATTGAAAATATTTTTTACGTTTTCGGGCCTGTTTTGCTGGTTTTCGGACTTGTGGCAAAAGATAACGGTTCCACGGCTTTAATGATTTTAATGGTTTCGATGATTGTAATGTTGGTGGGTCAGCTGGACCGGAAATATATTTTCGGCTTCGTTGGTTTATCTTCAGTTGTGATCGGAATTTTCATGTTTTTAGCGTTAAAAACCGATTTAATCGGAAGCAACAGGGTGCACACCTGGATGAGCCGTGTGGAAACTTTTACGAAAAAAGACAGTCAGATTGAAGATGAAGCGGACAAAGCAAAAAATTACCAGATTATGCAGGCAAAAGCTGCTATTGTTCATGGTGGAATTGCCGGAATGGGACCTGGCAAAAGTGCTTTAAAACAGATGCTTCCGCAATCGGCATCGGATTTTATCTTCGCAATTATTGTAGAAGAATACGGTTTTATTGGCGCTACATTTTTAATCGCGCTGTATTTAATAATGATCATCCGCATCGTGATGATTGCCAGTAAAATGCCTGCTTTTTTCGGCAGTTTACTGGTGCTGAGTCTCGGGACCATGATTTTTGTGCAGCTCGCGGTAAATATTGCGGTCGCCATTAATTTAATTCCGGTTACTGGGCAGCCACTGCCATTAATCAGTTACGGTGGAACCTCGATGCTGGTGACTTATATTCAGCTTGGAATAATTCTGAACGTAAGTTCAAGAATCCAGGTTTATGATGAAGAAGGAATGGGCAAAAAACAGAGTATTGAAGAAATAAATGATATTGCATAA
- the murG gene encoding undecaprenyldiphospho-muramoylpentapeptide beta-N-acetylglucosaminyltransferase — translation MSKPLKILMSGGGTGGHIFPAIALAQEIKKRFPTAEFLFIGAEGKMEMEKVPQAGFKIVGLNIAGFDRGNLLNNFKLPLKLISSLAKARKTIKEFKPDFAIGTGGFASGPALYMAATSDIPVFVQEQNSLPGKTNIFLARNAKAVFTAYPAMNHFFPRSKTFFYGNPIRENIITDLQETAEAKKKFGLNPEKLTILSVGGSLGSRTLNQGWQENLDKVIENGYQLIWQTGKLDFKSLSQNEKITAYNDQIFLKEFISDMALAYSAADIIVSRAGAIAISELAMAQKPLLLVPFPFAAEDHQTKNAETLVEKNAAKMVKDSEMDEKFWPTLQQICQDENLRKKMSENLKFFAKPNATKEIVDEILNQIKA, via the coding sequence ATGAGCAAACCATTAAAAATTCTGATGAGCGGCGGAGGAACCGGAGGACATATCTTCCCGGCAATCGCACTTGCGCAGGAAATCAAGAAAAGATTTCCGACAGCAGAATTTCTGTTCATCGGTGCCGAAGGCAAGATGGAAATGGAAAAAGTTCCGCAAGCCGGTTTTAAAATCGTGGGATTAAATATCGCAGGTTTTGACCGTGGAAATCTTCTAAATAATTTCAAATTACCTCTCAAGCTCATTTCCAGTTTAGCAAAAGCGCGCAAAACCATTAAAGAATTCAAACCAGACTTTGCTATTGGAACGGGCGGTTTCGCGAGTGGCCCTGCGCTTTATATGGCAGCAACTTCTGACATCCCGGTTTTTGTACAGGAACAGAACTCTTTGCCGGGGAAAACCAATATTTTTCTTGCACGAAATGCAAAAGCAGTTTTCACGGCTTATCCCGCGATGAACCATTTTTTTCCGCGTTCCAAGACCTTTTTTTACGGAAATCCCATCCGTGAAAATATCATTACTGATCTACAGGAAACTGCGGAAGCCAAGAAAAAATTCGGTTTAAACCCGGAAAAACTGACTATCCTTTCGGTTGGTGGTTCTTTAGGTTCCAGAACTTTGAATCAAGGCTGGCAGGAAAACCTGGACAAAGTGATAGAAAACGGTTACCAGCTGATCTGGCAAACAGGAAAACTCGATTTTAAAAGTTTAAGCCAAAACGAAAAAATTACCGCTTATAACGACCAAATTTTCTTGAAAGAATTTATATCGGATATGGCGCTGGCTTATTCCGCGGCTGATATCATTGTTTCGCGGGCAGGTGCGATTGCAATTTCAGAGTTGGCAATGGCGCAAAAACCTTTGCTTTTGGTTCCTTTTCCTTTTGCAGCCGAAGATCATCAAACCAAAAATGCGGAAACGCTGGTGGAAAAAAACGCCGCTAAAATGGTAAAAGATTCGGAAATGGATGAAAAATTCTGGCCAACGTTGCAGCAGATCTGCCAAGATGAAAACCTTCGAAAAAAAATGTCCGAGAATCTGAAATTTTTCGCGAAACCAAATGCTACAAAAGAAATTGTAGATGAAATTTTAAATCAAATAAAAGCATGA
- the murC gene encoding UDP-N-acetylmuramate--L-alanine ligase: protein MKSLSTYQNFYFVGIGGIGMSALARYFSASGKNVLGYDKMPTKLTQALQSEGIDIDFEDVITDKISSLIPENTLVIFTPAIKKLEILSHFNAQNFDVLKRAKVLGMITEKTNSFAIAGTHGKTTTSSLIAHLCKEADLPFSCFLGGIAENFKSNFFFNGDEISVVEADEYDRSFLTLSPDWAVITSTDADHLDIYGDNATIQKGFQDFANLVPSEQQLFVRKGIDIGREAKTYAVNEEADFYSDNIHETGDKISFDFHHGATKIPGFLWEIPGIHNVENATAAIALLNSFGVAFETLKAGIASFKGIKRRYTKHQFESGKIYIDDYAHHPTELNAVIGSIKTFYPDKKLLVVFQPHLFSRTRDFADGFAESLDKADELILLNIYPARELAENFEGITSEWLSEKIELKNKEVSTLADAFDKIKEKDFDVLLTVGAGNIDTLYDGIIEWLSEKE from the coding sequence ATGAAGTCACTGTCAACATATCAAAACTTTTACTTCGTTGGGATCGGCGGCATCGGGATGAGCGCTTTGGCGCGCTATTTCAGTGCGTCGGGAAAAAATGTGCTCGGGTACGACAAGATGCCAACCAAACTGACGCAGGCGCTGCAGTCTGAAGGAATTGATATTGATTTTGAAGATGTAATTACGGATAAAATCAGCAGTTTAATACCGGAAAATACGCTGGTTATTTTCACGCCGGCAATTAAGAAATTAGAAATATTAAGTCATTTTAACGCCCAAAATTTCGATGTTTTAAAGAGAGCGAAAGTTCTCGGCATGATTACTGAAAAAACCAACAGCTTCGCCATTGCGGGCACGCATGGGAAAACCACCACATCATCTTTAATTGCGCATCTTTGCAAAGAAGCAGATTTGCCTTTTTCCTGTTTTTTAGGTGGAATTGCCGAGAATTTTAAATCGAATTTTTTCTTCAACGGCGATGAGATTTCAGTTGTTGAAGCCGATGAATATGACAGAAGTTTTCTCACGCTTTCACCGGATTGGGCGGTAATTACTTCAACAGATGCCGATCATCTCGATATTTATGGAGATAACGCAACCATTCAGAAAGGATTTCAGGATTTCGCAAATTTAGTTCCGTCTGAACAGCAGCTTTTTGTGCGAAAAGGAATTGACATCGGGCGTGAAGCGAAAACCTACGCGGTGAATGAAGAAGCAGATTTCTATTCCGATAACATCCACGAAACAGGCGATAAAATTTCGTTTGATTTTCACCACGGTGCGACAAAAATTCCGGGCTTTTTATGGGAAATTCCGGGAATTCATAATGTAGAAAATGCCACCGCGGCGATTGCTTTATTAAATTCTTTCGGTGTGGCTTTCGAAACTTTGAAAGCGGGAATTGCCAGTTTTAAAGGAATAAAACGACGTTACACTAAACACCAGTTTGAGAGCGGAAAAATTTATATCGATGATTATGCGCACCATCCGACCGAACTCAATGCGGTAATTGGTTCCATAAAAACCTTTTATCCGGACAAGAAATTATTGGTGGTTTTTCAGCCTCATCTTTTCAGCAGAACGCGCGATTTCGCTGATGGTTTCGCGGAAAGTTTGGATAAAGCTGATGAACTGATTTTACTGAATATTTATCCGGCTCGTGAGTTAGCTGAAAATTTTGAAGGCATCACTTCCGAGTGGTTATCGGAAAAAATAGAACTTAAAAACAAGGAAGTTTCCACGCTTGCGGACGCTTTTGATAAAATAAAAGAAAAAGATTTTGACGTTTTGCTGACTGTTGGTGCCGGAAATATCGACACTTTATATGACGGAATTATAGAATGGCTCTCTGAAAAGGAATGA
- a CDS encoding cell division protein FtsQ/DivIB: MKKKFRILKILVTVIIFGFLLSFSLKRFNQKPMEKVSVKMIETKEPVYFIDEKEVKELVKKSNPTKKVGDINIPELEKRLNNLPGVDSANVYLNLNGNLNLNIKQRVPAFRLNKNGEDFYVDEKGIEFPISTNYSFPCMLVTGNVKKAEYMPLAELISKINKDEFSRKYFIGISKTNNDYNLLTSEGNFKVEIGDLENIDLKVKGFKAFVNKYLVYQSPEKYRKVSLKYDNQIVTTLNPDYEENDSIISVGKKELAKLPVIAEKKEKAEKKTSVATISAKQKNVVKKAKKNTAAEGKSEKKAAITPKKSETKKKATVKVE, from the coding sequence ATGAAAAAAAAATTCAGAATATTAAAAATTTTGGTAACGGTAATCATCTTTGGTTTTCTGTTGAGTTTCTCGTTGAAAAGATTCAACCAAAAACCGATGGAAAAAGTTTCGGTGAAGATGATAGAGACCAAAGAACCGGTATATTTCATCGACGAAAAAGAGGTGAAAGAACTGGTAAAAAAATCGAACCCGACAAAAAAAGTGGGTGACATTAATATTCCGGAACTTGAAAAAAGACTGAACAATCTTCCGGGTGTGGACAGCGCGAATGTGTATTTAAACCTCAACGGGAATTTGAATTTGAATATTAAACAGCGCGTGCCGGCTTTCCGGTTGAATAAGAATGGTGAAGATTTTTATGTGGATGAAAAAGGAATTGAATTCCCGATTTCGACCAACTATTCTTTCCCGTGTATGCTCGTTACAGGCAACGTAAAAAAAGCGGAGTATATGCCGCTGGCAGAGCTCATCAGCAAGATCAATAAAGATGAATTCAGCAGAAAATATTTCATTGGTATTTCCAAAACCAATAACGATTATAATCTTTTAACCAGCGAAGGAAACTTTAAAGTAGAAATTGGTGATCTGGAAAACATCGATCTTAAAGTAAAAGGTTTTAAAGCTTTTGTAAATAAATACCTGGTTTATCAGTCGCCGGAAAAATACCGGAAAGTATCTTTAAAATATGACAATCAAATTGTTACGACTTTAAACCCAGATTACGAGGAGAACGACAGCATTATTTCCGTAGGAAAAAAAGAGCTGGCAAAATTGCCGGTAATCGCGGAGAAAAAAGAAAAGGCTGAAAAGAAAACCAGTGTTGCAACAATTTCAGCAAAACAGAAAAATGTGGTTAAAAAGGCGAAAAAAAATACAGCAGCAGAAGGTAAATCAGAAAAAAAAGCCGCTATAACGCCGAAAAAATCTGAAACAAAAAAGAAAGCTACGGTGAAAGTAGAGTAG
- the ftsA gene encoding cell division protein FtsA, with the protein MENHEYSVGLDIGTTKIVAIVGRRNAHGKIEVLGVGTAKSLGVHKGIVNNISQTIQSIKSAVAQAQSSAEVPIHKVTVGIAGKHIRSLQHSDYIMRENPDQYITDDDIEKLKDQVKQLVMLPGEEIIHVLPQEYKVDSQGEIQEPVGMHGTRLEANFHVVVGQMGSIRNIARCVREAGLVMEALTLEPLASSEAVLTKEEKEAGVAIVDIGGGTTDIAIFKDNIIRHTCVIPYGGGIITEDIKEGCSIIEKHAEKLKVNFGSAVPELEKDSTFVTIPGLHGRPDKEISLKTLAQIINARVEEILEMVNTELKAYGAFEQKKKLIAGIVLTGGGSNLRHLRQLANYTTGFDSRIGFANEYVVNDKSQLLKGPEFATSIGLLMESLKIRDKKGTPQPVEEKKAETAAKNETPVAAENSEQQEEISREEHIAQSAEKRRNKLTIGQKIMESVKKFFEEVE; encoded by the coding sequence ATGGAAAATCACGAGTATTCAGTAGGCTTAGACATCGGTACCACAAAGATTGTGGCCATTGTCGGCCGACGAAACGCCCACGGAAAAATCGAAGTCCTCGGCGTTGGAACCGCAAAAAGTTTGGGTGTGCACAAAGGGATTGTGAATAATATTTCGCAAACCATACAGTCTATCAAGTCTGCAGTTGCACAAGCCCAGTCCAGCGCCGAAGTTCCCATCCACAAAGTCACGGTAGGTATTGCGGGCAAACACATCAGGTCGCTGCAACACTCCGACTATATCATGCGCGAAAATCCGGATCAGTACATCACGGATGACGACATCGAAAAACTGAAAGATCAGGTAAAACAGCTGGTAATGTTGCCGGGTGAAGAAATTATTCACGTTCTTCCGCAGGAATATAAAGTAGATTCCCAAGGTGAAATTCAGGAACCTGTCGGCATGCACGGAACGCGTCTGGAAGCTAATTTCCACGTAGTGGTAGGTCAAATGGGCAGCATCCGAAACATCGCAAGATGTGTTCGCGAAGCAGGTTTAGTAATGGAAGCTTTAACGCTGGAACCTTTAGCCTCGTCTGAAGCGGTTTTAACGAAAGAGGAAAAAGAAGCCGGTGTAGCAATCGTGGATATAGGTGGAGGCACAACAGATATCGCGATCTTCAAAGACAATATTATTCGCCACACCTGCGTAATTCCTTACGGCGGCGGAATTATTACCGAAGACATCAAAGAAGGCTGTTCAATCATTGAAAAGCATGCTGAAAAGCTGAAAGTAAATTTCGGTTCTGCCGTACCTGAGCTTGAAAAAGACAGTACTTTTGTAACTATTCCCGGCTTGCACGGCCGCCCGGACAAAGAAATTTCTTTGAAAACTTTGGCGCAAATCATCAACGCGCGCGTTGAAGAAATCCTGGAAATGGTGAATACGGAACTGAAAGCGTACGGCGCTTTCGAGCAGAAGAAAAAGCTTATTGCAGGAATTGTGTTGACAGGCGGTGGTTCAAATCTTCGTCACCTTCGTCAACTAGCAAATTACACCACCGGTTTTGACAGCAGAATTGGTTTTGCCAACGAATATGTGGTGAATGACAAAAGCCAGCTTTTAAAAGGACCGGAATTCGCAACATCCATTGGGTTGCTGATGGAAAGTCTGAAAATTCGCGACAAAAAAGGCACTCCGCAGCCTGTTGAGGAAAAAAAGGCCGAAACAGCAGCGAAAAACGAAACACCGGTTGCAGCCGAAAACAGCGAGCAGCAGGAAGAAATTTCACGTGAGGAACACATCGCGCAAAGCGCCGAAAAAAGACGCAATAAGCTGACCATCGGCCAGAAAATTATGGAAAGTGTAAAGAAATTCTTTGAAGAAGTTGAATAA
- a CDS encoding GatB/YqeY domain-containing protein, translating to MSLENTISDAIKDAMRAKDKVALDALRAVKSQILLVKTEAKDAEVSEEQEIAILQRMIKQRRDSADQFTAQGRNDLAEVEEAQSKVIEKYLPQQLSAEELEIAMKEIIAQTGATSAKDLGKVMGLASKSLAGKSDGKSISEMAKKLLS from the coding sequence ATGAGTTTAGAAAACACCATCAGTGACGCCATCAAAGATGCGATGCGCGCTAAAGATAAAGTTGCTCTCGATGCTTTACGTGCCGTAAAATCTCAAATCCTTCTTGTAAAAACTGAAGCAAAAGATGCTGAAGTTTCCGAAGAACAGGAAATTGCGATTTTGCAGCGAATGATCAAGCAGCGCCGCGATTCTGCAGACCAGTTTACCGCACAAGGACGAAATGACCTGGCGGAAGTTGAAGAAGCACAATCGAAAGTGATTGAGAAATATTTACCGCAGCAGTTATCTGCGGAGGAATTAGAAATTGCGATGAAAGAAATCATCGCGCAAACCGGTGCCACCAGCGCCAAAGATTTAGGAAAAGTAATGGGCTTGGCGAGTAAATCGCTTGCTGGAAAAAGCGACGGAAAAAGCATTTCCGAAATGGCTAAAAAATTACTTTCCTAA
- a CDS encoding cation:proton antiporter: protein MQVYHYFTIIIILAAAFGYFNQRFLKLPRTIGVMIIALLTSLGIVLAATYFPNLFVQTKAMILSIDFYTILMEVMLSFLLFAGSIHIKLNDIKSERVPIIALSTIGVLISTVIVGGMMYWLFQLFGHNISVINCLLFGALISPTDPIAVLGILKSANIPKSLETKISGESLFNDGVAVVLFMAIYEISAVGFANMGISDIALLFLREAGGGILLGTALGSLGTYILKTIDDYSVEVMVTLAMVMGGYWLASALHISGPLSMVVAGIFIGNRGREIGMSSVTEEYIDKFWEMLDEILNAVLFLLIGLELLVIKFENIYILIGIIAIFVVLLARLISVGIPFFLLKKRVKFEQNSFPILVWGGIRGGISVALALALPRHNSGDMFVAITYIIVLFSIIFQGLTIGGLAKKLTAKSAKKSQ from the coding sequence ATGCAGGTTTACCACTACTTCACCATCATCATAATTCTCGCTGCAGCTTTCGGTTATTTTAACCAAAGATTTCTAAAATTGCCGCGCACGATTGGTGTAATGATTATCGCGTTGCTCACTTCGCTCGGAATTGTTTTGGCAGCTACCTATTTCCCCAATTTGTTCGTTCAGACAAAAGCCATGATTTTGTCCATTGATTTTTATACGATTTTAATGGAAGTCATGCTGAGTTTCCTGCTTTTCGCCGGCTCCATTCACATTAAACTGAATGACATTAAATCCGAACGCGTGCCCATTATCGCGTTATCAACGATCGGTGTTTTAATTTCTACCGTCATCGTCGGTGGAATGATGTATTGGCTTTTTCAGCTTTTCGGGCATAATATTTCCGTCATCAACTGCCTGCTTTTTGGGGCTTTAATTTCTCCCACGGATCCAATCGCCGTTCTGGGAATTTTAAAATCTGCTAACATTCCAAAGTCATTAGAAACGAAAATTTCCGGCGAAAGCCTCTTTAATGACGGCGTTGCGGTTGTACTTTTTATGGCCATTTATGAAATTTCGGCAGTGGGTTTTGCAAATATGGGAATTTCGGATATCGCATTGCTTTTTCTGCGCGAAGCCGGCGGAGGAATTTTATTAGGAACTGCTTTAGGTAGTTTGGGAACTTATATTTTAAAAACCATCGATGATTATTCCGTGGAAGTAATGGTGACTTTAGCAATGGTCATGGGCGGATATTGGCTCGCCTCAGCGCTTCACATCAGCGGGCCGCTTTCAATGGTCGTCGCCGGAATCTTTATCGGAAACCGGGGTCGCGAAATCGGTATGAGCAGCGTAACTGAAGAATACATTGATAAATTTTGGGAAATGCTGGATGAAATTTTAAACGCTGTTTTGTTTTTGCTCATCGGCTTGGAGTTGCTCGTCATTAAATTTGAAAATATTTACATTCTCATTGGCATCATCGCAATTTTCGTGGTTTTGCTGGCGCGATTAATCTCGGTGGGAATTCCGTTTTTTTTGCTCAAAAAGCGGGTAAAATTTGAACAGAATTCCTTTCCGATCTTGGTGTGGGGCGGCATCCGCGGCGGGATTTCGGTTGCTCTGGCGCTTGCCTTACCACGCCATAACTCCGGCGACATGTTTGTGGCAATTACTTATATTATTGTGCTGTTTTCCATTATTTTCCAGGGATTAACCATCGGCGGTCTTGCAAAAAAACTGACAGCAAAATCCGCCAAAAAGTCGCAATAG
- a CDS encoding BrxA/BrxB family bacilliredoxin, producing the protein MYPDELVVPMKHELTDKGFQDLTTAEEVNQAIKKEGTTLLMVNSVCGCAAGAARPGAVFSLTGDKKPDNLITVFAGVDKEAVDAARQHLAPFPPSSPCIALFKDGELVHMLERHHIEGNPAGAIAANLQGAYAEYC; encoded by the coding sequence ATGTATCCAGATGAATTAGTAGTGCCAATGAAGCATGAACTCACCGATAAAGGTTTTCAGGACTTAACAACTGCTGAAGAGGTAAACCAGGCGATCAAAAAGGAAGGAACTACCTTATTGATGGTGAATTCAGTTTGTGGTTGCGCGGCAGGTGCTGCAAGACCGGGCGCTGTATTCTCTTTAACAGGAGATAAGAAACCAGATAATTTAATCACCGTATTTGCAGGTGTAGATAAAGAAGCGGTAGATGCGGCGCGTCAGCATTTAGCACCTTTTCCTCCAAGTTCACCATGTATCGCACTTTTTAAAGATGGCGAGTTGGTGCACATGTTGGAAAGACACCACATTGAAGGCAATCCTGCAGGTGCAATTGCTGCAAATTTGCAAGGCGCTTACGCTGAATATTGCTAA
- a CDS encoding GH3 auxin-responsive promoter family protein, which yields MATKALFNTVVNWFIRQRIDQIQNFMDHPVETQKGVLFSQLYHAENTDYGKIHGFSSISCYEDFRRNIPIVTYEDFEPFIERARQGQRDVFWPGIVKNFAKSSGTTNAKSKFIPITDESLELCHMKAGKDLISIYANNHPDNHLFTNKNLRLGGSADFYENFNTKFGDLSAILIDNLPFWVEITTTPSKKVSLMSEWESKLKAIVSEVKNEDVGSLTGVPSWMLVLLQRTLAETGHKNISDLWPNLEVFFHGGISFKPYRDQYRQIIGKDINYYEIYNASEGFFAIQDQYGSDEMLLMLDYGIFYEFIPMETFDEKNLQAIPLEEVELGKNYAMVITTNSGLWRYLIGDTVRFTSLEPFRIKVSGRTKHYINAFGEELMIDNVETALTKACEATDASILDFTGAPVFMQNGESGAHEWVLEFQRKPENIEHFGEIFDNHLKSVNSDYEAKRYNDMTLKKPIIHVAKPQLFYNWMSQRGKLGGQNKVPRLSNDREYIEPLLQMNEA from the coding sequence ATGGCAACAAAAGCACTTTTCAATACCGTCGTCAATTGGTTTATCCGTCAGCGTATAGACCAGATCCAAAATTTTATGGATCACCCGGTTGAAACCCAAAAAGGCGTGCTTTTTTCCCAGCTTTACCATGCAGAAAATACCGACTACGGTAAAATTCACGGCTTCAGTTCTATTTCCTGCTACGAAGATTTCCGCCGTAATATTCCGATTGTAACTTACGAAGATTTCGAACCCTTTATTGAACGAGCAAGACAAGGTCAGCGCGATGTTTTTTGGCCGGGAATTGTCAAGAATTTTGCGAAATCTTCCGGCACCACCAATGCGAAAAGCAAATTCATTCCAATTACAGATGAAAGTCTGGAATTGTGCCACATGAAAGCGGGTAAAGATTTAATTTCGATTTACGCGAACAACCATCCGGATAATCATCTTTTTACCAACAAAAATTTAAGACTCGGCGGCAGCGCAGATTTTTACGAAAACTTCAACACCAAGTTTGGCGACCTTTCAGCAATTTTAATTGATAATTTGCCGTTTTGGGTGGAAATTACCACCACGCCAAGCAAAAAAGTTTCATTGATGTCGGAATGGGAAAGTAAGTTGAAAGCCATCGTTTCCGAAGTTAAAAATGAAGATGTCGGCAGTTTAACCGGCGTTCCAAGCTGGATGTTGGTTTTGTTACAAAGAACTTTAGCCGAAACCGGTCACAAAAATATTTCAGATTTATGGCCAAATCTGGAGGTATTTTTCCACGGTGGAATCAGTTTTAAACCTTATCGCGACCAATACCGCCAAATCATCGGAAAAGACATTAATTACTACGAAATTTACAATGCTTCCGAAGGATTTTTCGCCATTCAGGATCAGTACGGCAGCGATGAAATGTTGTTGATGTTGGACTATGGCATTTTCTATGAATTCATCCCAATGGAAACTTTCGACGAGAAGAACCTTCAGGCGATTCCGCTGGAAGAAGTGGAACTCGGCAAAAATTACGCGATGGTCATCACCACAAACAGCGGTTTATGGCGGTATTTAATCGGTGACACGGTGCGTTTTACCTCGCTGGAGCCTTTTAGAATTAAAGTTTCCGGGCGCACCAAACATTATATCAATGCTTTTGGTGAAGAATTGATGATCGATAACGTGGAAACGGCTTTAACAAAAGCTTGCGAAGCAACCGACGCTTCGATTCTCGATTTTACGGGCGCACCTGTTTTTATGCAGAATGGTGAAAGTGGCGCGCATGAATGGGTTTTGGAATTCCAGCGAAAACCAGAAAATATCGAGCATTTCGGGGAAATTTTTGATAATCACCTGAAATCCGTAAACTCCGATTACGAGGCGAAAAGGTATAATGACATGACCTTGAAAAAACCCATTATTCACGTCGCGAAACCGCAACTTTTTTATAACTGGATGTCGCAGCGCGGAAAGCTCGGCGGTCAAAATAAAGTTCCTCGCCTCAGCAATGACCGTGAATACATCGAGCCACTTCTTCAGATGAACGAAGCTTAA
- a CDS encoding endonuclease/exonuclease/phosphatase family protein, whose product MKIIRFFSTLFHAGVLILLLATSLNAVVPPQKFPYLNLLSLAFPVLMILNILLCLWWIIRGKKRAIIFIAVSLLLIKPTGRWLNWNPKSTENGNLKVVSFNIKSGHSGLEKVYDYLKNQDADIVFGQEFGEEFDIPGFQNKVVDYPIVAINSKYKILKTGKIATSGNGNSFYADIDINGKMVRCINLYLTPFAFDKKKVKPSEDLETNKTKIRYVLKRLVPTFKEHQPEVADIRQAVLDSPYPVLLAGDFNAVPNSYEYYQVSSVLDDAFVKVGRGSSTSFHDYKFPIRIDYFFSSKEVEPISYRVDRSVKISDHYPVIATFKIN is encoded by the coding sequence GTGAAAATAATTCGGTTTTTTTCTACGCTGTTTCACGCTGGTGTTTTGATTTTGCTGTTGGCAACGTCACTGAACGCCGTGGTGCCGCCGCAAAAATTTCCTTATCTAAACCTGCTTTCGCTGGCTTTTCCGGTATTAATGATTTTAAACATTTTGTTGTGTTTATGGTGGATTATCCGTGGTAAAAAAAGAGCGATTATTTTTATTGCAGTATCATTACTTTTAATAAAACCAACTGGAAGATGGCTGAACTGGAACCCGAAAAGCACTGAAAATGGGAATTTAAAAGTAGTATCTTTTAATATAAAAAGCGGCCATTCCGGTCTGGAAAAAGTTTATGATTATTTGAAGAATCAGGATGCTGATATCGTTTTTGGGCAGGAGTTCGGTGAAGAATTTGATATTCCCGGGTTTCAAAATAAAGTAGTTGACTATCCTATTGTAGCCATTAATTCCAAATATAAAATCCTCAAAACCGGAAAAATTGCGACGTCAGGAAACGGAAATTCTTTTTATGCTGATATCGACATTAATGGAAAAATGGTTCGTTGCATCAATCTGTATTTGACGCCATTTGCTTTCGACAAAAAAAAGGTAAAACCTAGCGAAGATTTAGAAACGAATAAGACGAAGATAAGATACGTTTTGAAACGCTTGGTACCCACATTTAAAGAACATCAGCCGGAAGTTGCGGATATCCGACAGGCCGTTTTAGATTCGCCGTATCCTGTTTTATTGGCGGGAGATTTCAATGCGGTGCCGAATTCCTATGAATATTACCAGGTGAGTTCGGTTTTAGACGACGCTTTTGTGAAAGTTGGCAGAGGAAGCTCGACAAGCTTTCACGATTATAAATTTCCGATAAGGATTGATTATTTTTTCTCTTCTAAAGAAGTGGAACCAATCAGTTATCGCGTGGATCGCAGCGTAAAAATTTCTGATCATTATCCGGTAATTGCAACCTTTAAAATAAATTAA